A window of Mangifera indica cultivar Alphonso chromosome 13, CATAS_Mindica_2.1, whole genome shotgun sequence contains these coding sequences:
- the LOC123195093 gene encoding dehydration-responsive element-binding protein 3-like: MSELQHSSETESSSNSSPSSPSSQGSLKNPKPNTQNNTTSNNQDSKKMKRIRDSSKHPVYRGVRMRNWGKWVSEIREPRKKSRIWLGTFPTPEMAARAHDVAALSIKGNSAILNFPELVDSLPRPVSLAPRDVQAAAAKAAQMDKFDSAVSSTSSSLSSLVSGLDLSTGSDELTEIVEMPSLGTSYDYDSPELRNEFVYVDPVDGWMHTPPWLQSVEDCGGYVCDQFELPESSVFSNSFGEGLLWSY, from the coding sequence ATGAGTGAACTACAACACTCATCAGAAACCGAGAGCAGCTCGAATTCATCGCCCTCATCACCTTCCTCTCAAGGCTCACTCAAAAACCCCAAACCTAACACCCAAAACAACACTACTTCAAACAACCAAGActccaaaaagatgaaaagaattAGAGACTCAAGCAAGCACCCCGTATATCGTGGTGTTCGTATGAGAAACTGGGGCAAATGGGTCTCCGAAATCCGAGAGCCACGCAAAAAGTCTCGTATTTGGCTCGGTACTTTCCCTACCCCTGAAATGGCTGCACGAGCTCATGACGTCGCTGCCTTAAGCATCAAAGGTAATTCAGCAATTCTCAACTTCCCCGAACTTGTTGACTCACTGCCTCGACCAGTCTCACTCGCCCCACGTGACGTCCAAGCCGCAGCGGCTAAAGCGGCTCAAATGGACAAATTTGACTCGGCAGTGTCTTCAACGTCATCTTCGTTGTCTTCTTTGGTTTCAGGTCTGGATTTGTCAACTGGGTCGGATGAGTTGACTGAGATTGTTGAAATGCCTAGTTTAGGAACTAGTTATGATTATGATTCACCCGAGTTGAGGAATGAGTTTGTGTATGTTGACCCAGTAGATGGCTGGATGCACACACCGCCTTGGTTACAAAGTGTGGAGGATTGTGGTGGGTATGTGTGCGATCAGTTCGAACTGCCGGAAAGTAGTGTTTTCTCAAATAGCTTTGGAGAAGGTTTGTTGTGGAGTTATTAA
- the LOC123195094 gene encoding uncharacterized protein LOC123195094, translating into MATETKGSVGKVKSSNQDGSSKAKVDVSKKKIDSSGKQKTPDSKQNRSVSIATKTEIKSKPSSSSSKTTVTTTTKVREKKVFTLPGQKYDPPEEREPLRIFYESLSKQIPSSEMAEFWMMEHGLLSPERAKKAYEKKQRKQKQQRMGTPVKPSKPLISSKPESSQKQQQASKNGDVKAKKRLKDDSDDDDFILSPKRRKG; encoded by the exons ATGGCCACGGAGACCAAGGGTAGTGTGGGGAAGGTGAAGTCCAGCAACCAAGATGGTTCTTCCAAGGCAAAGGTTGATGTCAGCAAGAAGAAAATTGATAGCTCAGGCAAACAGAAAACGCCTGATTCAAAGCAAAATAGATCAGTCTCTATTGCCACAAAAACAGAG ATAAAATCGAAACCGAGTTCAAGTTCCTCAAAGACCACTGTTACAACAACCACTAaagtaagagaaaagaaagtgttCACATTGCCTGGACAAAAATATGATCCTCCTGAAGAG AGAGAGCCATTACGGATATTCTATGAATCATTGTCAAAACAGATACCATCAAGTGAAATGGCGGAATTTTG GATGATGGAACATGGCCTGTTGTCCCCTGAGAGAGCCAAAAAGGCATATGAGAAGAAGcagagaaaacaaaagcaacaGCGGATGGGAACTCCAGTTAAACCTTCAAAACCACTCATCAGTAGTAAACCTGAGAGTTCACAGAAGCAGCAACAGGCATCCAAAAATGGAGATGTTAAAGCCAAAAAACGATTAAAGGATGATAGTGACGACGATGACTTCATTTTAAGTCCCAAAAGAAGAAAGGGTTAA
- the LOC123195092 gene encoding probable glycosyltransferase At5g03795, with the protein MEFFPNKTLPKKSFETPVGLVYSNKSSKDKDTTSIFHKNENSGQLQSDFSNLNKNHSATFVPMEDKEPDITTSAVISIAEMNDLLHKSHGSYRSMTPRWSSAVDQELLYVRAQIENAPMLENDNELYSPLYRNVSMFKRSYELMEQKLKVYVYKEGQKPIFHEPVLKGIYASEGWFMKLLQANKIIVTKDPRKAQLFYLPFSSRMLEETLYVQNSHSHENLIQHLKNYLDFIAAKHRFWNRTDGADHFLVACHDWAPSETKRNMAKCIRALCNADIKEGFVFGKDVSLPETYVRSPKNPLRTVGGKPPSKRSILAFFAGSMHGYLRPILLQHWENKDPDMKIFGVLPKVKGKMNYIQYMKSSKYCICAKGYEVNSPRVVEAIFYECVPVIISDNFVPPFFEILNWESFAVFVLEKDIPNLKNILLSIPEKRYREMHMRVKKVQQHFLWHPRPVKYDIFHMILHSVWYNRVFLARTR; encoded by the exons ATGGAGTTTTTTCCCAACAAAACCCTgccaaaaaaaagttttgaaactCCTGTTGGACTGGTTTATTCCAACAAATCTTCAAAGGATAAAGATACAACATCCATTTTTCACAAGAATGAAAATTCAGGACAACTGCAGAGTGATTTCTCTAATTTAAACAAGAATCATTCAGCGACCTTTGTTCCCATGGAAGACAAAGAGCCAGATATTACAACTTCTGCAGTGATCTCCATAGCTGAGATGAATGATTTGTTGCATAAGAGTCATGGTTCATATCGTTCAATG ACACCAAGATGGTCTTCAGCTGTTGACCAAGAGCTCCTATATGTAAGAGCACAAATTGAAAATGCACCCATGCTTGAGAATGATAATGAACTTTATTCTCCTCTTTATCGAAATGTTTCAATGTTCAAAAG GAGCTATGAGTTAATGGAACAGAAACTCAAAGTATATGTTTACAAAGAAGGACAAAAGCCCATATTCCATGAGCCAGTACTCAAGGGAATATATGCTTCTGAGGGATGGTTCATGAAGCTGCTGCAAGCTAACAAAATAATTGTTACTAAAGACCCTAGAAAAGCTCAACTGTTTTACTTGCCATTCAGTTCTCGAATGTTAGAAGAAACCCTATATGTTCAAAATTCTCATAGTCATGAAAATCTTATACAACATTTGAAGAACTACTTGGACTTCATTGCAGCTAAGCATCGTTTCTGGAATAGAACTGATGGAGCAGACCATTTTCTTGTTGCTTGCCATGACTGG GCCCCATCTGAGACAAAACGAAATATGGCGAAGTGTATCAGAGCCCTTTGCAATGCTGATATTAAAGAAGGTTTTGTCTTTGGCAAGGATGTCTCTCTTCCTGAGACATATGTGCGCTCTCCTAAGAACCCGCTTAGGACAGTTGGAGGCAAACCTCCTTCGAAGAGGTCAATCCTGGCTTTCTTTGCAGGGAGCATGCATGGATATTTACGACCCATTCTGTTGCAGCACTGGGAAAATAAAGATCCTGACATGAAAATCTTTGGTGTATTGCCTAAGGTGAAGGGGAAAATGAACTACATTCAGTATATGAAAAGCAGCAAGTACTGTATTTGTGCAAAAGGTTATGAAGTCAATAGTCCACGGGTAGTGGAGGCCATTTTCTACGAATGTGTTCCAGTGATCATATCTGACAATTTTGTTCCTCCATTTTTTGAGATTTTGAACTGGGAATCCTTTGCTGTTTTTGTCTTGGAGAAGGATAttccaaatttgaaaaatatactGCTTTCAATCCCGGAGAAGAGATACCGAGAGATGCATATGAGGGTGAAGAAGGTACAACAACATTTTCTCTGGCATCCTAGGCCTGTAAAGTATGATATATTTCATATGATTCTCCACTCAGTTTGGTACAACAGGGTTTTTCTAGCAAGAACCAGATAA